A single Maniola hyperantus chromosome 11, iAphHyp1.2, whole genome shotgun sequence DNA region contains:
- the LOC117986527 gene encoding epoxide hydrolase 4-like: MKMGVQSDKVLQAVSGREAVKMVLKCAFIGLWQMIILAVRRLWKGHRRKLSKNCPPVELTVDSSIGVHCYIKIMGVKYHYVETGPKSGKKVLILGDAPDMGDLWVPRWSAVVRRLAETDHHVITLDLRGTGGSEGGGRADLAPPRVVSELRALLLALGASETNPAVVIGFGIGGMLTWYLVHCHSSLVSKFAAIAAPHPNLYWQHPPADFCQGSIHFIQWPHFPESWLAEGVLQEGTQWGSSRARDWSGALNYVRGAAWYRIHPEHKVQARGLLVGSRHSAAQLVASAQYCASPALRLVTAPGPGDKDLPGMVLDFFVGKQKPPEEIPRGLVGRVLGAVADRGRVLTRLALPANA, from the exons ATGAAAATGGGTGTGCAGAGCGATAAAGTGTTACAAGCTGTGTCGGGTAGGGAAGCTGTGAAAATGGTGTTAAAGTGTGCATTTATAGGCTTATGGCAAATGATTATTCTCGCGGTACGAAGGTTATGGAAAGGACACCGGAGAAAACTCTCCAAAAATTGTCCACCGGTTGAACTTACGGTGGATTCCTCTATCGGCGTACATTGCTACATCAAAATAATG GGAGTCAAATACCACTATGTCGAAACAGGCCCTAAAAGTGGCAAGAAAGTTCTAATTCTTGGAGATGCACCAGACATGGGTGACCTCTGGGTTCCAAGGTGGTCTGCGGTAGTGAGGAGACTTGCTGAAACTGATCACCATGTTATCACCCTGGATCTGAGAGGAACCGGAGGGAGTGAAGGAGGTGGAAGGGCTGATCTGGCACCTCCAAGGGTTGTTAGCGAGTTGAGGGCTTTGCTGCTGGCTCTTGGGGCTTCTGAGACAAACCCAGCTGTGGTCATTGGCTTTGGCATTGGTGGTATGTTGACTTG GTACCTAGTCCACTGCCACAGCTCGCTGGTGAGCAAATTCGCGGCGATCGCAGCGCCGCACCCCAACCTCTACTGGCAGCACCCGCCTGCCGACTTCTGCCAGGGCTCCATACACTTCATACAG TGGCCCCACTTCCCGGAGAGCTGGTTAGCGGAGGGCGTACTGCAAGAAGGCACGCAGTGGGGCAGCTCGCGCGCCCGGGACTGGAGCGGGGCGCTCAATTATGTCAGAG GAGCTGCATGGTACCGCATCCACCCTGAACATAAGGTCCAAGCGCGGGGCCTGCTGGTGGGGTCGCGGCACAGCGCAGCGCAGCTCGTGGCCAGCGCGCAGTACTGCGCCAGCCCTGCGCTGCGCCTCGTCACCGCGCCCGGCCCCGGGGACAAAGACCTGCCCGGGATGGTGCTGGACTTCTTTGTGG GCAAACAGAAGCCCCCCGAAGAGATACCGCGGGGGTTGGTGGGCAGGGTGCTGGGCGCGGTGGCGGACCGCGGCCGCGTGCTCACTCGCCTCGCCTTGCCGGCCAACGCGTGA